In Candidatus Scalindua japonica, a single genomic region encodes these proteins:
- a CDS encoding FprA family A-type flavoprotein has translation MDQPVKIKEDVYWIGALDPGLVVFDIVIPTKHGTTYNSYLVRGEKIAVIETVKSYCVDGFISKIRSLVRPEDIDYIIINHTEPDHSGGLIRLMELAPKAIPVFSRGARSFVKNILHKEFDYKEVKAGDTIDLGGKVLKFISAPFLHWPDTMFTYLETDKILFPCDAFGSHYCSDKRFNDELDSKEEAFNAYEFYYDTILRPFKKHVIDALDNIKDIDLDIIAPSHGPILRENLDKYIEAYREWAGKTKKYPDKKKIVIIYVSSYGSTKKMAESIYRGACLPDTDVSLLNAAEVDMDSLLDEIDASDGIILGTPTLNAKAPKPIFDIISSLVTLNIRGKAAAVFGCYGWSGEAVQIIEDILKSLRFKIVVEGCKLRMTPSEEALNGCEEFGKKFVSVI, from the coding sequence ATGGATCAACCGGTTAAGATTAAGGAAGACGTCTACTGGATCGGCGCTCTGGATCCAGGCCTCGTAGTATTTGACATTGTTATACCAACAAAACACGGAACAACTTATAATTCCTACCTGGTTCGGGGAGAGAAGATCGCTGTCATAGAGACGGTGAAATCCTATTGTGTTGACGGCTTTATTTCGAAAATAAGATCGTTAGTTAGACCGGAAGACATTGATTATATTATTATCAATCACACAGAACCTGACCATTCGGGAGGTTTGATCAGATTGATGGAGTTGGCACCTAAAGCAATCCCAGTGTTTTCCAGAGGTGCTAGATCTTTTGTGAAGAATATTCTGCACAAAGAATTTGACTACAAAGAGGTGAAGGCGGGTGACACTATTGATCTTGGTGGTAAGGTTCTGAAGTTCATATCCGCACCATTTCTCCATTGGCCAGATACCATGTTTACCTATCTCGAAACTGATAAAATACTTTTTCCCTGTGACGCATTTGGTTCACATTATTGCAGTGATAAAAGATTTAACGATGAATTGGATTCCAAGGAAGAAGCATTTAATGCGTATGAATTTTACTACGATACTATATTAAGGCCTTTTAAAAAACACGTTATCGATGCTCTGGACAACATAAAGGATATTGATTTAGATATTATTGCTCCGTCTCATGGACCTATACTAAGGGAAAATCTGGACAAATATATTGAAGCTTATAGAGAATGGGCAGGAAAGACAAAAAAATATCCTGACAAAAAAAAGATAGTAATTATATATGTATCATCATATGGCAGCACAAAAAAGATGGCGGAATCTATTTATAGAGGGGCATGCCTTCCAGATACAGATGTTTCACTTTTAAATGCCGCAGAAGTTGATATGGACTCCTTGCTTGACGAAATTGATGCTTCTGATGGTATTATCCTTGGGACACCTACGCTGAACGCAAAAGCTCCAAAGCCAATATTTGATATTATTTCAAGCCTGGTAACACTAAATATCAGGGGTAAGGCGGCGGCGGTCTTTGGATGTTACGGATGGAGTGGTGAAGCGGTACAGATAATTGAAGATATCTTAAAAAGTTTACGTTTCAAAATAGTTGTTGAAGGTTGTAAGTTAAGGATGACCCCTTCTGAAGAAGCGCTGAACGGATGTGAAGAGTTTGGTAAGAAGTTTGTATCAGTTATCTAA
- a CDS encoding methylenetetrahydrofolate reductase C-terminal domain-containing protein, protein MIVAESKPFKEIYELVKDFSKICVIGCGDCVTVCHTGGQKQVEELAIKLRIAAKRDGRTLEVKEETVLRQCEQEYVTPIGNYINDYDAVVSIACGVGVQTLAEKYTPARVLPGLNTTFMGAPVEPGLFLERCAGCGDCVLDKTGGFCPVSRCSKSLLNGPCGGSMEGKCEVAEDVPCVWNQIFVQLDKQEMVHCMDDIRPPKNWSVSTGSSPRRLEIKHLQMEKE, encoded by the coding sequence ATGATAGTGGCTGAGTCAAAACCGTTTAAAGAAATTTATGAATTGGTTAAAGACTTCAGTAAAATTTGCGTAATTGGTTGTGGAGATTGTGTAACTGTTTGTCATACTGGTGGTCAAAAACAGGTAGAGGAGCTTGCAATTAAATTACGCATTGCGGCGAAGAGAGATGGCCGCACGCTTGAGGTAAAGGAAGAGACCGTTTTGAGGCAGTGTGAGCAGGAGTATGTTACGCCAATAGGAAATTATATTAATGATTATGATGCAGTGGTTTCCATAGCATGTGGCGTGGGAGTGCAGACATTAGCTGAAAAATATACCCCGGCAAGGGTGTTGCCTGGATTAAATACTACTTTTATGGGTGCACCGGTAGAACCGGGCTTGTTTCTGGAGAGATGTGCCGGTTGTGGTGATTGTGTGCTTGACAAGACAGGCGGCTTTTGTCCTGTAAGCAGGTGCTCGAAAAGTTTGCTTAACGGTCCATGTGGCGGGTCGATGGAAGGTAAGTGTGAAGTCGCGGAAGATGTGCCGTGTGTCTGGAATCAAATTTTTGTACAGCTTGACAAGCAGGAGATGGTGCATTGTATGGATGATATCAGACCACCGAAAAACTGGTCTGTAAGCACCGGCAGTTCTCCGCGTAGATTAGAAATCAAACATCTTCAAATGGAGAAAGAATAA
- a CDS encoding MBL fold metallo-hydrolase: MINKNIVVGPLEVNCYIIGCEDTKEAAIIDPGDNADAIIRTIEAEGLKPEFIINTHAHFDHIGGVKEIQDYFKIEFFLHKEDLFLVSNASEQAASFGLKPIPKPEVNKYINNGDTISLGNKTITVIHTPGHSPGCVCYNVDSSVFVGDTLFASSIGRTDLPGGSYETLINSIKERLFPLGDSTTVYPGHGPSTTIGNEKEHNPFLK; encoded by the coding sequence ATGATCAATAAGAATATTGTAGTAGGCCCTTTGGAGGTAAATTGTTATATAATAGGATGTGAGGATACAAAGGAGGCCGCCATTATCGACCCTGGAGATAACGCAGATGCAATTATCAGAACGATTGAAGCAGAAGGGCTCAAGCCAGAATTTATCATCAATACACATGCGCACTTTGATCATATAGGAGGAGTGAAAGAGATACAGGACTATTTCAAGATAGAGTTCTTTCTCCACAAAGAGGACCTGTTTCTTGTTTCAAATGCGAGTGAACAAGCTGCATCGTTTGGACTTAAGCCTATTCCCAAACCTGAGGTTAATAAATATATCAATAACGGTGACACAATTTCTTTAGGTAATAAGACTATTACGGTTATTCATACTCCCGGGCATTCACCAGGATGTGTCTGCTATAACGTAGATAGTAGTGTCTTCGTTGGAGATACTCTGTTCGCAAGCTCTATTGGCAGAACGGACTTGCCGGGTGGTTCTTATGAAACACTAATTAATTCAATAAAGGAGAGGCTTTTCCCTCTGGGTGACTCTACCACTGTATATCCCGGACACGGTCCTTCTACAACAATAGGAAATGAAAAAGAGCACAATCCGTTTCTGAAATAA
- a CDS encoding 6-phosphofructokinase — MKKIGILTGGGDCPGLNATIRAVVRKGIKDNNYKMYGILEGWKGLIEGNIKELDMFSVSGILPRGGTILGTSRTNPFGEGKEKDQERILDNIKALGLYAIVAIGGDDTQGVAYKLSEMGVNVIGIPKTIDNDILCTDYTFGFDTAVNIVMDAIDRLHTTAESHNRVMVVEVMGRHAGWIATFAGIAGGADIIMIPEKPLDMEDVYKSIIRRHKSGKNFSIVVVSEGVKISVADREKEGFALQSNNKDDFGHVMLGGIGSVLANLIEKRTGFETRNTVLGHTQRGGSPTAFDRILSTRFGVAAMESIDKGEFGKIVVLKGNEIISVDLKDVIGQNKIVDDYWYDIAKVFFG; from the coding sequence ATGAAAAAGATAGGTATCTTAACAGGAGGAGGAGACTGTCCCGGATTAAACGCGACAATCCGCGCAGTTGTTAGAAAAGGGATCAAAGATAACAACTACAAAATGTATGGCATATTGGAAGGATGGAAAGGTTTAATTGAAGGAAATATAAAAGAACTTGATATGTTTAGTGTTTCCGGAATTCTTCCCAGAGGAGGCACCATACTTGGAACAAGCAGGACAAACCCCTTTGGGGAAGGCAAAGAAAAGGACCAAGAACGAATTCTGGATAATATTAAAGCACTCGGCCTGTATGCCATTGTCGCTATTGGAGGTGATGATACCCAGGGCGTGGCATACAAGTTATCAGAAATGGGCGTCAATGTTATTGGCATCCCCAAGACAATAGATAATGATATTTTGTGTACCGATTACACATTTGGCTTTGATACGGCCGTAAATATTGTAATGGATGCAATTGACAGGCTGCATACTACTGCTGAATCACACAACAGAGTGATGGTAGTAGAGGTCATGGGAAGGCATGCTGGATGGATTGCAACATTTGCAGGTATTGCCGGTGGTGCGGATATCATAATGATACCGGAAAAACCGTTAGATATGGAAGACGTCTATAAATCAATAATTAGAAGGCATAAGAGTGGCAAAAATTTCAGTATAGTCGTTGTGTCAGAAGGAGTAAAGATATCTGTAGCAGATAGAGAAAAAGAAGGGTTTGCACTTCAAAGTAACAATAAAGATGATTTTGGGCATGTTATGCTGGGTGGTATCGGATCAGTACTGGCAAATTTAATTGAGAAAAGAACCGGGTTTGAGACCCGAAATACCGTTTTGGGCCATACTCAAAGGGGTGGCTCTCCCACAGCATTCGACCGTATTTTATCCACCCGCTTTGGAGTAGCTGCCATGGAATCAATAGACAAGGGTGAATTTGGAAAAATTGTTGTTTTAAAGGGAAATGAAATTATATCCGTAGACCTTAAGGATGTAATTGGACAAAACAAAATAGTTGATGACTACTGGTATGACATTGCAAAAGTGTTTTTTGGCTGA
- a CDS encoding molybdenum cofactor guanylyltransferase yields MNAVILAGGKSSRMGSNKAFLKLKGKTFIELQIELLREIFDKISISANTPSEYEYLNLPVYKDIDPGRGPLGGIYTSLISSSSFHTFMLACDMPFVETELIKHLKSLTKEYDVVIPKSERGLEPLHAFYSKNCIDPIKRELDANNLRIISFFPQVNVKIVELDNLASSNNFKSAIKNLNTRDEYEDVIKK; encoded by the coding sequence ATGAATGCAGTAATTCTTGCTGGCGGCAAGAGCAGCAGAATGGGATCCAATAAGGCATTTCTCAAATTAAAAGGCAAAACGTTCATAGAACTGCAGATAGAATTACTCAGAGAGATATTTGATAAAATTTCTATTTCAGCTAATACACCATCAGAATATGAGTATTTGAATTTGCCGGTTTACAAGGACATCGATCCCGGTAGAGGCCCATTGGGAGGAATATATACCAGCCTGATAAGCTCTAGCAGTTTTCATACATTTATGCTTGCTTGTGATATGCCATTTGTAGAGACGGAGCTGATAAAACATCTTAAATCTCTTACAAAAGAGTATGATGTCGTTATTCCAAAGAGTGAAAGAGGATTGGAACCATTACACGCATTTTATTCAAAAAACTGTATTGATCCAATCAAGAGAGAACTTGACGCGAACAATCTCCGTATAATCAGTTTCTTTCCACAAGTTAATGTTAAAATAGTAGAGTTGGACAACCTGGCATCATCGAATAATTTCAAAAGTGCAATTAAAAACCTGAATACCAGGGATGAATATGAAGATGTAATAAAAAAGTAA
- a CDS encoding efflux RND transporter permease subunit: MNIPEFAVKRPITTLMIILSVLVIGWISLYRIPLLYIPEITGHSLRVNVPYKSSSPQEVEDLITLQVEDALGTVKHIEIIESRSTDVNSEVSLEFKMGTDMDIATLEVRDKIEQIRNNLPDEVDNIRIFRFKSGDLPVVEFSVSVHGDIGELYDIVEDVIKPKIQRIDGVASVDVRGIEKKKLLVELDLARLKSHNIDTFSLRRYLRTNNINVSAGDLIEGSSKYLVRVIGEFQNVNEVASLPVNRKGIKLSDVADIRYGYAVKESYQRLNSREAVKVRVMKASDANMVAVAREIINTVNGIKADPRMKNLAIHVYRDRSQAILERLKSLRNAGLLGGALVVAILFFFLHNVRSALLITAAIPISVLCTFCLMFLMRRFVGSGVTLNIISLTGLMLAIGMMVDPAVVVLENIFRHKQERCLSLREAAVLGSREVGVAIIAATATTICVFIPLVFLSKSRMGVFMHDFGVSICSALVSSLFVALTLIPLVASRFLNLTELSGLVREHSKPVRKSESSLIRKLTICYTKFVELTLRSRWITVVATIFIVVLALYLFGRLETEVVRRGIYRESRVQVDVPKSYSIDDTKELFERLEGILRENKEELEIETVSSNFQRSGGSLAVYFAKQEVAKKAVSVLEKEMRSLFPVIPGVKYRKMFGHGRSGSGREVSIEIKGRNINTLTRLSDDIKDRLADMSDLYDVQTNLEKGKDEIIVSIDRDKVRRYGLTSERVAYGIAGSLGNRAVSKFKVEDNEIDIVLQLKEKDRQRLDQLQNLESENSEKKSVVLGRVVDFEQRRGPEAIERKDRKPIVIITAQYKKTGLKKIRDDIMEKMAGFNLPAGYEWSLGEEFRRFESEEAETRFGLILAIILIYLIMASLFESYIHPLAILLTIPFAFTGVAIVFYFLRVPLDSVSRLGLLLLCGLAVNNAIVLIDYVNRLRRGGMEKSKAIVKAGRDRMRPVLMTTFTTILGLLPMVLPLFLPFLFGPFEGRESIWAPVGLVMISGLVTSTILTLVIMPTIYSLIDDFGMWVKRVFGF, from the coding sequence ATGAATATACCTGAATTTGCTGTTAAACGGCCGATAACGACATTAATGATAATCCTTAGTGTTTTGGTTATTGGCTGGATATCATTATACAGAATACCTCTTTTATACATACCGGAGATTACAGGCCATTCCCTGAGAGTAAACGTACCTTATAAGTCGTCTTCTCCGCAGGAGGTTGAGGATTTGATTACGCTGCAGGTAGAGGACGCTCTCGGGACTGTCAAGCACATTGAAATAATTGAATCAAGGTCAACAGATGTGAACTCGGAGGTGTCTTTAGAGTTTAAGATGGGTACCGATATGGATATCGCCACTCTGGAGGTGAGAGACAAGATAGAACAGATAAGGAATAATCTACCGGATGAAGTTGATAATATACGCATCTTTCGCTTCAAGTCCGGAGATCTGCCGGTTGTGGAGTTTAGTGTGTCTGTACATGGTGATATCGGTGAATTATACGATATTGTTGAAGATGTTATTAAGCCGAAGATCCAGAGGATAGATGGTGTTGCGAGCGTAGATGTCCGTGGTATTGAAAAGAAGAAGTTGTTAGTAGAACTGGACCTCGCCAGGCTCAAATCTCATAACATTGATACGTTTTCTTTAAGAAGATATTTGAGAACAAATAATATAAATGTATCAGCGGGTGACTTAATTGAGGGGTCGTCAAAGTATTTAGTGCGTGTAATAGGGGAGTTTCAGAATGTAAATGAAGTAGCATCTTTACCGGTTAACAGAAAAGGTATAAAGCTTTCTGATGTTGCTGATATCAGATATGGATATGCTGTCAAGGAGAGTTATCAGAGGCTCAACAGCCGGGAAGCAGTTAAGGTGAGAGTAATGAAAGCGTCTGACGCGAATATGGTGGCTGTGGCCAGAGAAATTATTAATACCGTTAACGGGATCAAGGCAGACCCCAGAATGAAAAATCTGGCTATACATGTATATCGTGACCGGTCCCAGGCAATACTGGAGAGACTGAAGAGTTTAAGGAATGCCGGATTATTGGGTGGTGCGCTTGTTGTTGCCATACTGTTCTTTTTTCTTCACAACGTTAGAAGCGCGTTGTTAATAACTGCGGCAATTCCGATTTCAGTATTATGTACATTTTGTCTGATGTTTCTGATGAGAAGATTTGTCGGTTCAGGGGTGACCCTGAACATTATTTCACTTACGGGATTGATGCTGGCAATAGGAATGATGGTTGATCCCGCAGTTGTAGTCCTTGAGAACATTTTCAGGCATAAACAGGAGAGGTGTCTGAGTTTAAGGGAGGCGGCTGTTTTAGGGAGCAGGGAGGTCGGTGTGGCGATCATAGCCGCAACAGCCACGACCATATGTGTTTTTATACCGCTGGTGTTTCTTTCAAAATCCAGGATGGGTGTCTTTATGCATGACTTTGGAGTATCAATATGCTCTGCGTTGGTCTCTTCGTTATTTGTAGCATTGACCCTGATACCATTGGTCGCGTCAAGATTTCTCAATTTGACTGAGTTATCCGGTCTGGTGAGAGAACATAGTAAACCTGTCAGGAAATCAGAGTCTTCTCTAATAAGGAAACTGACTATCTGTTATACAAAATTTGTTGAGTTGACGTTGCGCTCCAGGTGGATCACGGTTGTAGCCACGATATTCATTGTGGTTTTAGCACTCTATCTGTTTGGAAGACTTGAGACGGAGGTTGTCAGGCGAGGTATTTATAGAGAGTCACGTGTGCAGGTGGATGTGCCGAAGAGTTACAGCATTGACGACACAAAAGAACTCTTTGAGCGGTTAGAAGGAATTCTCCGGGAGAACAAAGAGGAATTGGAGATCGAAACTGTTTCCAGCAATTTCCAGAGGAGTGGAGGTTCTCTTGCAGTCTACTTTGCAAAACAGGAAGTGGCAAAAAAGGCGGTTTCTGTCTTGGAAAAAGAGATGAGATCTCTGTTTCCGGTAATTCCCGGTGTTAAATACAGGAAGATGTTTGGACACGGTCGTAGTGGTAGCGGAAGAGAGGTAAGTATTGAAATAAAAGGGAGAAATATTAATACGCTGACCAGGTTGTCAGACGATATAAAGGACAGGCTAGCAGATATGTCCGATCTGTATGATGTTCAAACGAATCTGGAAAAGGGTAAAGACGAAATCATTGTATCAATTGATAGAGATAAAGTAAGGAGATATGGATTGACATCTGAGAGAGTCGCGTATGGTATTGCTGGCTCTCTGGGAAACAGGGCTGTGAGTAAGTTCAAAGTAGAAGATAATGAAATTGACATAGTACTTCAGCTTAAGGAGAAAGATCGACAGCGTCTTGACCAGTTACAGAACCTTGAGTCAGAAAATAGTGAAAAAAAGAGTGTTGTGTTAGGGAGAGTGGTTGACTTTGAACAGAGGAGGGGCCCAGAGGCTATTGAAAGAAAAGATAGAAAACCAATAGTGATAATCACTGCTCAGTATAAGAAAACAGGACTCAAAAAGATTAGAGATGATATTATGGAGAAGATGGCAGGATTTAACCTTCCTGCCGGATATGAGTGGAGTCTGGGAGAGGAATTTAGAAGATTTGAGAGTGAAGAGGCAGAAACCAGGTTTGGATTGATACTGGCTATTATACTGATTTATCTGATAATGGCGTCACTGTTTGAATCATACATTCATCCACTGGCAATCCTGCTTACAATACCATTTGCATTTACTGGTGTGGCAATTGTCTTTTATTTTTTGAGAGTGCCTCTTGACAGTGTTTCCCGTCTGGGATTATTGCTTTTATGTGGTCTTGCAGTGAATAACGCGATTGTTCTCATAGACTATGTTAACCGTTTACGAAGAGGAGGTATGGAGAAGAGTAAAGCAATTGTCAAGGCTGGGAGGGACAGGATGAGGCCTGTCCTGATGACAACGTTTACAACTATCCTTGGGCTTTTGCCAATGGTACTTCCGCTTTTTTTACCTTTTCTGTTTGGGCCGTTTGAGGGTAGGGAGAGCATCTGGGCGCCGGTAGGGCTTGTTATGATTTCAGGTTTAGTTACGTCTACAATATTAACTCTGGTAATTATGCCTACAATCTATTCGTTGATTGACGACTTTGGAATGTGGGTGAAGAGGGTTTTTGGATTTTAA
- a CDS encoding ATP-dependent helicase translates to MPLSLLNEEQLNAATAETGRNIVIASAGTGKTSTIVGRIAHLLNSNVAPQEILLLTFTNKAATEMVERLTRFFPNEVTSRIEAGTFHAICYKLLKKHNPGLLLKQQTELKTLFRSIYEKREFKKLAYKVAEYSANYLYDIYSFYQNTELELGFGDWMRDNYPDHDFYSDIYEDISNEYELMKESYGYINFNDLLIKTRDLLNADLFVNYKEVLVDEYQDTNSLQGSLIDKMDPSSLFCVGDYDQSIFAFNGANINLIGSFSKKFPGAKVFSLKKNYRSTALILSLADRVINFNDRIYPKELIVVRKDDPVSPSLLEFNELFEQYSKVSYMIKGNPSNYEDVAVIFRNNSSADGIEASLRELGIPCKRRGGKSFFDAKEVKILFDMYSFFVNPKDMMAFIHIFEYAKGIGSATAKDIFEALKRLGRGSAYQGILHPDTSIRNPFEKRKVNYQLALFDDFVHLESGSKFSHLELDDKIANSPILKHPKLTDESVRFLNDFYLLYKRIVRTKKPISMVEAISESKIYKYITNILADQRALDRNKKINEEVKERAILNIKRKVSLIKDLTKNYTDNQRFLNSMILGSNELTKGEGVNLLTVHASKGLEFKDVYILDLMDGRFPNRKLANKGGSIDEERRLFYVAVTRAKDGLWLSYAKVDKVKKLRFYPSLFLYEAGLIKNREEHQKLLNEKYK, encoded by the coding sequence ATGCCATTAAGCCTCTTAAACGAAGAACAGTTAAACGCTGCTACTGCTGAAACCGGACGTAATATCGTTATTGCGTCTGCCGGAACGGGAAAGACTTCAACAATAGTTGGAAGGATTGCCCATCTTCTCAATTCTAATGTGGCACCTCAGGAAATTTTACTACTCACGTTTACCAATAAAGCAGCTACTGAAATGGTGGAGAGGCTGACACGCTTTTTTCCTAATGAAGTTACTTCAAGAATAGAAGCTGGTACTTTTCATGCAATCTGTTATAAGCTTTTGAAAAAGCACAATCCCGGTCTTTTGCTGAAACAACAGACAGAACTTAAAACACTTTTTAGAAGCATTTATGAAAAACGTGAGTTTAAAAAACTTGCGTACAAGGTAGCTGAATACTCAGCTAACTATCTTTATGATATATATTCGTTTTACCAGAACACAGAACTGGAGCTTGGCTTTGGAGACTGGATGCGTGACAACTATCCTGATCATGACTTCTACTCTGATATATATGAAGACATATCTAATGAATATGAATTGATGAAGGAGAGCTACGGCTACATAAATTTTAACGATCTGCTGATCAAGACGAGAGACCTCTTAAACGCGGACCTGTTTGTAAATTATAAAGAAGTTTTAGTGGATGAGTATCAGGATACAAACTCTCTGCAAGGCTCACTGATAGATAAAATGGACCCCTCTTCGCTTTTCTGTGTTGGAGATTATGATCAGAGTATTTTCGCGTTCAATGGCGCCAATATAAATCTGATAGGTTCTTTCTCTAAAAAGTTTCCAGGCGCAAAAGTGTTTTCTCTTAAAAAGAATTATAGATCAACTGCATTGATCCTCTCTCTGGCGGACAGAGTGATAAACTTTAATGACAGGATATATCCGAAAGAGCTGATAGTGGTGAGAAAGGACGATCCGGTAAGTCCATCACTATTGGAATTTAATGAGCTTTTTGAGCAGTACAGTAAAGTTTCTTATATGATAAAAGGGAACCCCTCAAATTATGAAGATGTGGCTGTGATATTCAGGAACAACTCTTCGGCAGATGGAATAGAGGCAAGTTTAAGAGAACTTGGTATACCCTGTAAAAGGAGAGGTGGAAAAAGCTTTTTCGACGCGAAAGAGGTAAAAATACTTTTTGATATGTACTCGTTTTTTGTAAACCCCAAAGACATGATGGCCTTTATTCATATCTTCGAATACGCGAAGGGCATCGGCAGCGCGACAGCGAAAGACATTTTTGAAGCTTTGAAAAGATTGGGACGTGGCTCCGCTTACCAGGGTATCCTCCATCCTGACACTAGTATCAGAAACCCATTTGAAAAAAGAAAAGTGAATTATCAACTGGCCCTGTTTGATGATTTTGTCCATCTGGAAAGTGGGTCCAAATTTTCACACCTGGAGTTAGATGATAAGATTGCGAATAGTCCGATACTCAAACATCCAAAATTAACAGATGAGAGTGTCCGGTTTTTGAATGATTTTTATCTATTGTATAAAAGGATAGTCAGGACCAAAAAACCAATCTCCATGGTTGAAGCAATAAGTGAATCGAAGATCTATAAATATATTACCAATATTTTAGCTGATCAAAGGGCTTTAGACAGAAACAAGAAAATCAATGAAGAGGTAAAAGAGAGGGCTATCTTAAATATTAAAAGAAAAGTTTCTCTCATTAAAGACCTTACAAAAAATTATACAGACAACCAACGCTTCCTCAACTCCATGATACTCGGCTCAAATGAACTTACAAAAGGTGAGGGTGTCAACCTCTTAACCGTTCATGCAAGTAAGGGCCTGGAGTTTAAAGACGTCTATATTCTCGATTTAATGGACGGTCGTTTTCCCAATAGGAAATTAGCTAATAAAGGTGGTAGCATAGACGAAGAGAGAAGGCTTTTCTACGTGGCAGTAACAAGAGCAAAAGATGGCTTATGGCTCTCTTACGCAAAAGTAGACAAAGTAAAAAAGCTGAGGTTTTACCCGTCACTGTTCTTATACGAAGCAGGGCTTATAAAAAACAGAGAAGAGCACCAGAAACTGTTGAATGAGAAGTATAAGTAA
- a CDS encoding PEP-CTERM sorting domain-containing protein, producing the protein MLRYKTIQYLLFMSMVLTSVCALSVPANAFSITFDLRGAEGTFVDGLVTGPITKNGLTATLSSNDGVLNQTAGGFGINALGAGDDTDTIDNGSGVTELITITFDQLVTFDQLILSSFTNAEDAILTIAGGPPITLVGTVPLADVYNFPVTNTIPIGQSVMLAYNTGNGFSFDEFTVTLGIAAVPEPQTVVLLIIGLAVLGGCFLKVRFKHQTKP; encoded by the coding sequence GTGTTACGGTATAAAACAATTCAATATTTGCTTTTCATGTCTATGGTTCTGACCTCAGTTTGTGCTTTGTCTGTACCGGCAAACGCGTTTTCCATTACATTTGACTTGCGCGGAGCAGAGGGTACTTTTGTGGATGGTTTAGTTACAGGTCCTATAACAAAGAATGGATTGACCGCAACATTGTCATCCAATGACGGCGTATTAAACCAGACTGCGGGTGGATTCGGAATTAACGCTTTGGGAGCTGGTGATGACACCGATACAATTGATAACGGCTCCGGTGTTACCGAATTGATTACCATCACATTTGATCAACTTGTCACGTTCGACCAACTGATCCTGTCATCGTTTACCAATGCGGAAGATGCAATTCTGACTATTGCCGGTGGGCCACCAATTACGCTGGTTGGCACCGTCCCTTTAGCAGACGTGTATAACTTTCCGGTAACTAACACTATTCCTATCGGGCAATCAGTCATGCTGGCTTATAACACAGGTAATGGATTCAGCTTTGATGAGTTCACTGTGACGCTTGGAATTGCTGCAGTCCCGGAACCTCAGACTGTTGTACTTTTGATTATTGGTCTGGCTGTATTGGGAGGGTGTTTCTTGAAAGTTAGATTCAAACACCAGACTAAACCGTAA